The following coding sequences are from one Novosphingobium sp. KACC 22771 window:
- a CDS encoding ABC-three component system middle component 5: protein MTDLRIWYAARDPYHCAFRIIRLLTWKGEGIPIDQLRLLDMLLMYPSLALRMKLPAAVRENLRALRLPPVKDLFINLPGTASIWQDLQLYQSAALKQLAGRSLLKRDALRDRYASLDQRNIPASLHDRASAQNAAQAALMTFLITDIANLPIDGPDNLFKRAGVPTRGPVA, encoded by the coding sequence GTGACCGATCTTCGCATCTGGTATGCGGCGCGCGATCCGTATCACTGCGCGTTTCGCATAATCCGCCTGCTGACATGGAAGGGGGAAGGCATCCCCATCGACCAATTGCGCTTGCTCGACATGCTGCTGATGTATCCATCCTTGGCATTGCGGATGAAGCTTCCAGCGGCGGTACGCGAGAATCTGCGGGCACTGCGCCTCCCGCCAGTCAAAGACTTGTTCATCAATCTCCCCGGCACCGCGTCGATCTGGCAAGATCTGCAACTTTACCAGTCTGCAGCACTGAAGCAGTTGGCTGGTCGGAGCCTCCTCAAGCGAGACGCCCTTCGTGATCGATACGCCTCCTTGGATCAGCGCAATATACCTGCCTCACTCCACGATCGGGCGAGCGCGCAAAATGCCGCGCAGGCTGCGTTGATGACCTTTTTGATCACCGACATCGCCAACCTTCCCATCGACGGCCCGGACAACCTCTTCAAACGAGCGGGTGTGCCGACCCGGGGGCCGGTCGCATGA
- a CDS encoding SDR family oxidoreductase, giving the protein MTKTILITGTSSGYGQATAEHFLAKGWNVVATMRKPDPAVFGAGSDRLRILPLDVTSQDSIAALAEAAGPIDVLVNNAGVGGVGAFEAMPMSLIRQLIETNTIGVMAMCQAFIPRMRERRSGCIVNVTSSVTLGAFPLAAAYTATKQAIEGFTGSLAHELGYFGIDVKLVEPGYAPTTRFGANAIVPVSDLLPGEYADFARPILEAFAAPALTTREGDVAQAVWDAVQDRTGRLHFPAGADALALAGGA; this is encoded by the coding sequence ATGACCAAGACGATCCTCATCACCGGCACATCCTCCGGCTATGGCCAGGCAACGGCGGAGCATTTCCTCGCCAAGGGCTGGAATGTGGTGGCGACCATGCGCAAGCCCGACCCGGCGGTGTTTGGGGCTGGCTCTGATCGGCTGCGCATCCTGCCGCTGGATGTCACCTCGCAGGACAGCATCGCGGCTCTGGCAGAGGCAGCCGGGCCTATCGATGTGCTGGTCAACAATGCGGGAGTGGGCGGGGTGGGCGCTTTCGAGGCCATGCCGATGAGCCTGATCCGGCAATTGATCGAGACCAACACAATCGGCGTGATGGCCATGTGTCAGGCCTTCATCCCCCGGATGCGGGAACGCCGCTCGGGCTGCATCGTCAATGTCACCTCAAGCGTCACTTTGGGGGCCTTTCCGCTGGCCGCCGCCTATACCGCGACCAAGCAGGCCATCGAGGGTTTCACCGGCTCGCTGGCACATGAGTTGGGCTATTTCGGCATTGACGTGAAGCTGGTCGAGCCGGGCTATGCGCCGACCACGCGGTTCGGCGCCAATGCCATCGTGCCGGTGAGCGATCTGTTGCCGGGCGAGTATGCCGATTTTGCCCGCCCCATTCTGGAAGCCTTTGCCGCGCCCGCCCTGACCACGCGCGAGGGTGATGTTGCCCAGGCGGTGTGGGATGCGGTGCAGGATCGCACAGGCCGGCTGCACTTTCCGGCGGGGGCGGATGCGCTGGCGCTGGCCGGGGGCGCATAG
- a CDS encoding type II toxin-antitoxin system ParD family antitoxin: protein MATMNISLPDPMKQWVEAQADTGRYSNASDYVRDLIRRDQERADKVSVMQRLIDEARASGLSDETMADIRARAISQAGLQA, encoded by the coding sequence ATGGCCACGATGAACATTTCTCTGCCCGACCCGATGAAGCAATGGGTGGAGGCGCAAGCTGACACCGGCCGGTATAGCAATGCCAGCGACTATGTGCGCGATCTTATCCGCCGTGATCAGGAACGCGCCGACAAGGTTTCCGTCATGCAGCGCCTGATCGATGAAGCCCGAGCGAGCGGCCTGAGTGATGAGACGATGGCGGACATCCGGGCGCGGGCGATAAGCCAGGCTGGTTTGCAAGCCTGA
- a CDS encoding serine hydrolase, with the protein MRQRLQHRLPQTQRHSAGQLCQNDGGGLACRRSRHSRSLCRPAALTAFWRAMGDRDRRLYNTEPLLNITQTGGLRDHADGNGRNSALLVLGQVLSNDSREHLRNRMIGCQTGADRPRAGLPGNWVIADKTGDNGADAAGT; encoded by the coding sequence ATCCGCCAGCGCCTTCAGCACCGCCTTCCGCAAACACAACGGCACTCCGCCGGGCAGCTTTGCCAGAATGATGGGGGAGGCTTAGCCTGCCGCCGTAGCCGACATTCACGCAGCCTGTGCAGACCGGCTGCGCTAACCGCTTTTTGGCGGGCAATGGGTGATCGTGACAGGCGCTTGTACAATACCGAGCCGTTGCTGAACATCACGCAGACAGGCGGCTTACGCGACCACGCCGACGGCAATGGCCGCAATTCTGCGCTTCTCGTGCTCGGACAAGTGTTGTCGAACGATTCGCGTGAGCACCTGCGCAACCGGATGATCGGATGCCAGACAGGCGCAGACAGACCGCGTGCGGGATTGCCGGGAAATTGGGTTATCGCCGACAAAACCGGCGATAATGGTGCGGATGCGGCAGGGACATAG
- a CDS encoding AAA family ATPase — MRSQLIVDRMLVYQASNVLYDERFHRGVNIIHGSNGSGKSTLADFIFFGLGGDLREWKPYASRAEAVVLQITTPQGVLTTRRYVSTDPGRPMDIFFGPMDQALSAGSDLWQSYPYSRPERGYSFSQILFRAIGLPEAISDGASNLTMHQILRLIYVDQLTPIQRIFRVDRWDTWQTRQAIGELLAGIGGYELYDRQILLRETEKKYKDVSTALTNLMAVASGYGEQILVEHIETSISDASQERTRLLAAIDALGDEDDDGEATQELKTARAEALKAFKTSRRRVVDLTDAIETLGYEIEDAEAFLEHLKESLRDFDDAALTFTALGRLNFEFCPSCFAVVREKPADHCQLCNEPQVHGSDDSRTLAVRLDLQMQLRESTALQEERRDELAIMTANLRVAKLELRRASTTIEVSRTGPATKREASVAELSRKVGFIDSQLEVLQKRLELGRKIRTLSEQKEDLNNDLTRLRNEVEAISRSQDQRKRSAYTLISSEAKALLDRDLEEHSDFGKVEHVDFSFAEDWIAINKDKNRSGSASGMVVLKNSFAAATLFSSITDARFCLPRWMLFDNIEDKGMVEERSWNFQRVLVSNSAKAEHLHQIIFTTSKIAPELEHSDLVVGRKYTKVAPSLAIVAPSTTRTN, encoded by the coding sequence ATGAGAAGTCAGCTGATCGTTGATCGCATGCTCGTCTATCAGGCGAGTAATGTCCTCTACGACGAGCGCTTTCACCGCGGCGTCAACATCATTCACGGTTCAAATGGGTCAGGGAAGTCGACGCTCGCCGATTTCATTTTTTTCGGCCTCGGCGGAGACCTTCGTGAATGGAAGCCTTATGCGTCACGCGCGGAGGCGGTTGTTTTGCAGATCACCACACCACAAGGCGTTCTGACCACCCGCCGCTACGTCTCGACCGATCCCGGCCGACCGATGGATATCTTCTTTGGTCCGATGGATCAGGCCCTGAGCGCCGGTTCCGATCTCTGGCAAAGCTATCCGTACAGCCGACCGGAGCGCGGCTACAGCTTCAGCCAAATCCTCTTTCGCGCGATCGGATTGCCCGAGGCGATCAGTGATGGTGCCAGCAATCTGACCATGCATCAGATCCTCCGGCTGATCTACGTCGATCAGCTGACGCCGATCCAGCGCATCTTCCGGGTCGACCGGTGGGACACATGGCAAACCCGGCAGGCGATCGGCGAGTTGCTCGCAGGCATTGGCGGCTATGAGCTGTACGACCGACAAATCCTGCTTCGGGAAACCGAGAAGAAGTACAAGGACGTTTCCACCGCCTTGACGAACCTTATGGCAGTGGCATCGGGGTACGGCGAACAGATTTTGGTCGAACACATCGAGACCAGTATCAGCGATGCGAGCCAAGAACGGACGCGCCTGCTTGCGGCCATTGACGCTTTGGGCGATGAAGATGATGACGGCGAAGCGACGCAGGAGTTGAAGACCGCGCGAGCCGAAGCACTCAAGGCGTTCAAGACGAGCCGGCGCCGGGTTGTCGATCTTACTGATGCGATCGAGACTTTAGGCTATGAAATAGAGGACGCCGAGGCGTTTCTTGAGCACCTCAAAGAGTCACTGCGCGACTTCGACGATGCAGCGCTCACCTTCACGGCGCTAGGGCGTCTTAACTTCGAGTTTTGTCCGTCCTGCTTCGCCGTCGTACGGGAGAAGCCGGCGGACCACTGTCAGCTGTGCAACGAACCGCAAGTTCACGGCTCGGATGATTCCCGCACCCTGGCTGTTCGTCTGGATCTGCAGATGCAGCTACGGGAGTCTACCGCCCTCCAAGAAGAACGTCGAGACGAGCTTGCGATTATGACGGCCAATCTGCGCGTCGCGAAGCTGGAACTGCGCCGCGCGTCGACCACAATTGAAGTTTCGCGAACGGGGCCAGCCACCAAGCGCGAAGCCAGCGTTGCCGAACTCAGTCGGAAGGTCGGTTTTATAGATAGCCAGCTCGAGGTGCTTCAAAAGCGACTTGAGCTAGGTCGCAAAATCAGAACCCTGTCGGAGCAGAAGGAGGACCTTAACAACGACCTCACTCGCCTGCGCAATGAGGTTGAAGCGATCAGCCGGTCACAGGATCAACGGAAGCGCTCAGCCTATACGCTCATCTCCAGCGAGGCCAAGGCACTCCTCGATCGCGATCTTGAGGAGCATTCCGATTTCGGTAAGGTGGAGCATGTCGACTTCAGCTTTGCCGAGGATTGGATCGCGATCAACAAAGACAAGAATCGTTCGGGCAGCGCTAGCGGCATGGTCGTGCTAAAAAACAGCTTTGCCGCAGCAACCCTCTTCTCTTCAATTACCGATGCGCGCTTCTGTCTGCCGCGATGGATGTTGTTCGACAATATTGAAGACAAGGGGATGGTCGAAGAGCGGTCTTGGAATTTCCAGAGAGTACTTGTGTCTAATTCAGCGAAAGCTGAGCACCTTCACCAGATCATTTTTACGACGTCGAAGATTGCCCCCGAACTGGAGCACAGCGATCTTGTGGTCGGACGCAAATATACGAAGGTAGCACCCTCCTTGGCTATTGTCGCTCCATCGACCACGAGGACTAATTAG
- a CDS encoding ABC-three component system protein — MTAAGLTPVFPTGSQNGVSTPTFDVVFIHGLSGDRRTTWTAQDGAFWPQWLADEFDNINVYLAGYDSSAFADILLGSGASIQDLATTLADGLISRPRQAENIVLITHSLGGLIVKQMLRRCADSADVRFQNLAKKVRAVVFLGTPHQGAQLATAFDFILRPFKSKASQQLAYGSADLLDLSNFFSNFAVREKVIVRPFYETEKTGGLHVVDCVTANPNVYGAEPIAVQTNHIKICKPDTTQAPVYLSVCELLRTLSSSTRGLVVAGSTTSVASSSAGQNLLPVAVATTIRTMPTVGVEIAPPPATDIVAPQGVTTDIMEDFAYFTTVAADDRRPLDQKLREAGRTYQIKDATRRKERFAMALRRHIAQPSAVTRYTQLLGDVESRFARHVRRPISEGATLAQIDHAIQSDVLDPCVRHFSSPGSEITSALVDNALYYLAGNCHVSWDA; from the coding sequence GTGACGGCAGCAGGACTTACACCGGTATTCCCAACCGGTTCACAGAATGGCGTTTCAACGCCGACGTTTGATGTCGTGTTTATCCACGGTTTGTCTGGAGATCGTCGTACGACCTGGACTGCACAGGATGGCGCCTTTTGGCCGCAATGGCTTGCGGACGAGTTCGACAACATCAACGTCTATCTCGCCGGGTATGATTCCAGTGCTTTCGCGGACATATTGCTCGGCAGCGGCGCTTCGATCCAAGACCTCGCAACGACGCTCGCAGATGGATTGATCAGTCGGCCGCGCCAAGCTGAGAATATCGTCCTAATCACGCATAGCTTGGGTGGGCTCATCGTCAAGCAGATGCTGCGCCGCTGCGCCGACTCTGCCGACGTCCGGTTTCAGAATTTGGCAAAGAAAGTCCGCGCAGTTGTCTTTCTAGGAACGCCGCATCAAGGGGCGCAACTGGCGACCGCCTTCGACTTCATTCTCAGGCCCTTCAAAAGCAAGGCATCCCAGCAGCTCGCATACGGTAGCGCTGACCTCCTCGATCTCAGCAACTTTTTCTCGAACTTTGCGGTGCGTGAGAAAGTCATTGTTCGTCCGTTCTACGAAACCGAAAAGACCGGTGGTTTACACGTCGTGGACTGTGTGACCGCTAATCCGAATGTTTATGGCGCCGAGCCCATCGCGGTCCAGACCAACCACATTAAAATCTGCAAACCAGACACCACTCAAGCGCCTGTCTATCTATCGGTATGTGAACTGCTTCGGACGCTGTCCTCCTCGACGCGCGGTCTGGTCGTCGCAGGCTCCACGACGAGTGTGGCATCGAGTTCGGCCGGTCAGAACCTGCTGCCTGTCGCGGTGGCGACGACAATCCGGACTATGCCTACGGTCGGAGTTGAGATCGCACCGCCGCCCGCAACGGACATCGTGGCCCCCCAAGGCGTGACCACCGACATTATGGAAGATTTCGCCTATTTCACGACAGTCGCAGCGGATGACCGCCGGCCGCTCGATCAGAAGTTGCGCGAGGCGGGCCGCACCTACCAGATCAAGGATGCCACGCGCCGCAAGGAGCGTTTCGCCATGGCTCTTCGCCGCCATATTGCCCAACCTTCTGCTGTCACGCGCTACACGCAGCTGCTGGGCGACGTGGAAAGCCGGTTCGCACGGCATGTCCGGCGGCCGATCAGCGAAGGCGCAACGCTCGCGCAGATCGACCATGCCATCCAGTCGGACGTTCTAGATCCATGCGTCCGGCACTTCTCCAGCCCTGGTAGCGAGATTACGTCGGCGCTCGTCGACAACGCACTCTACTACTTGGCGGGGAATTGCCATGTGAGCTGGGACGCGTGA
- a CDS encoding AraC family transcriptional regulator, which yields MDPLSEIIALLRPHAALSKPITARGRWTVRYEAHDAPGFTLILAGQAWVTFAGSAPLRLAQGDFLLMPTTPAFSLGSEPGLAGPLLEPSKEAVRHGEQDGEPDFAALGGSFSFERANAPLLLALLPGLIHIPAAQGMTDRMGRTIHLLAEECTSSHPGKDLIVQRMLEVLLVEALRWQGLGHDAATTGLLAGLSDPALARALHAMHADIRAHWTVAQLARIAGMSRSAFSARFGLIVGRAPMEYLTSWRMAVAKDALARGGKSLDRIADDIGYESASAFSTAFRKHNGTPPGSFARMMGEA from the coding sequence ATGGATCCCCTCAGCGAAATCATTGCCCTGCTTCGCCCCCATGCGGCCCTGTCGAAACCGATCACGGCGCGGGGGCGCTGGACGGTTCGCTATGAGGCGCATGATGCGCCGGGCTTCACGCTCATTCTCGCCGGGCAAGCATGGGTGACATTTGCGGGATCGGCGCCGCTGAGACTGGCGCAGGGGGATTTCCTGCTGATGCCCACAACGCCCGCCTTTTCTCTGGGCAGCGAGCCGGGGCTGGCCGGTCCTTTGCTGGAGCCCAGCAAGGAGGCGGTCCGGCATGGGGAGCAGGACGGCGAGCCAGATTTTGCGGCTCTGGGCGGCAGTTTCTCCTTTGAACGGGCCAATGCCCCTCTCCTGCTCGCGCTGTTGCCCGGCCTGATCCATATTCCCGCTGCACAGGGCATGACGGACCGTATGGGCCGGACCATCCACCTGCTGGCCGAAGAATGCACATCCAGCCATCCGGGCAAGGATCTGATCGTGCAGCGCATGCTCGAAGTGCTGCTGGTCGAGGCCCTGCGGTGGCAGGGGTTGGGACATGATGCCGCCACGACAGGTTTGCTGGCCGGGCTGAGCGATCCGGCGCTGGCCCGGGCGCTGCATGCAATGCATGCCGATATCCGCGCCCATTGGACCGTTGCGCAGCTGGCAAGGATCGCCGGCATGTCACGTTCGGCCTTTTCCGCGCGGTTCGGCCTGATCGTTGGCCGCGCGCCCATGGAATATCTCACCAGCTGGCGCATGGCGGTTGCCAAGGATGCGCTTGCCCGCGGCGGCAAATCACTGGACCGCATCGCCGATGACATCGGTTATGAATCCGCCAGCGCCTTCAGCACCGCCTTCCGCAAACACAACGGCACTCCGCCGGGCAGCTTTGCCAGAATGATGGGGGAGGCTTAG
- a CDS encoding S41 family peptidase, which yields MKTALRPTFRLIVLLALLSAAPAAAQPSSADLPDGTSGAPRLTPSARKATVVALARRLRSDYVFPDTANLLADTLTAKLAHGGYDKALTVTAMADALTRDLREIGKDAHLGGRFAPDQTDDKSADPAQERRAMARMGFGINAVQRLPGNIGYLDVRGFGPTPLVAEAYAAAMSLLSGTDALIVDMRRNGGGEPQSVTELASYFFAKDDVRHLNDLYSRTDGRTVEYRTNPDVAVHYAGPIFVLTSRFTFSGGEEFAYDLQTQKRATLIGEVTGGGANPGDFVPLPNGFAAFIPTGRAINPVTKANWEHVGVQPDLVTPASEGMKIAYTASLKALVARADSPRQRETLSAWIASAEKGEVQLPTYTPPTR from the coding sequence GTGAAAACAGCGTTGCGCCCCACCTTCAGGCTGATTGTCCTCCTGGCCCTGTTGAGCGCCGCACCCGCTGCGGCACAACCGTCTTCAGCAGACCTGCCGGACGGCACCTCCGGGGCGCCGCGACTTACTCCGTCTGCGCGTAAAGCCACCGTGGTTGCGCTCGCGCGGCGTCTGCGCAGCGATTATGTCTTCCCCGATACAGCCAACCTACTTGCCGACACGCTTACCGCCAAGCTCGCGCACGGCGGTTACGATAAAGCGCTGACCGTGACGGCGATGGCCGATGCCCTGACCCGGGATTTGCGCGAAATCGGCAAGGACGCCCATTTGGGGGGCCGTTTTGCACCCGATCAGACCGACGACAAATCTGCGGATCCTGCGCAGGAGCGCCGTGCCATGGCCCGCATGGGCTTCGGCATCAACGCTGTTCAGCGGCTTCCGGGCAATATCGGTTATCTCGATGTTCGTGGCTTCGGCCCCACGCCGCTGGTGGCTGAAGCCTATGCCGCAGCCATGTCTTTGCTCTCCGGCACCGATGCGCTGATAGTCGATATGCGCAGAAACGGCGGCGGCGAGCCGCAAAGCGTTACCGAACTGGCCAGCTATTTTTTTGCCAAAGATGACGTGAGGCACTTGAACGACCTTTACAGCCGCACCGATGGCCGGACGGTGGAATATCGGACAAATCCTGATGTGGCGGTGCATTATGCCGGTCCAATCTTCGTCCTTACATCCCGCTTTACCTTTTCCGGCGGCGAGGAATTTGCCTATGACCTACAGACCCAGAAGCGCGCGACGCTGATCGGGGAGGTCACCGGCGGCGGTGCCAACCCCGGAGATTTTGTACCATTGCCGAATGGTTTTGCCGCCTTCATACCTACCGGCCGCGCCATCAATCCCGTAACCAAGGCCAATTGGGAGCATGTCGGCGTTCAACCCGATCTCGTTACCCCGGCGAGCGAGGGCATGAAGATTGCCTACACCGCCTCGCTCAAGGCCCTCGTCGCCAGGGCTGACAGTCCGAGGCAACGCGAAACGCTCTCCGCCTGGATCGCAAGCGCAGAAAAAGGCGAGGTTCAATTGCCTACCTACACACCACCAACGCGATAA
- a CDS encoding type II toxin-antitoxin system RelE/ParE family toxin has protein sequence MPRFQLTRAAADDLTAIFLEGIEQFGLPQADAYHEGLSAIFAFLADYPHAARLREEISPPVRVHPYKAHLVIYDVGAEDEVIILRVRHGREDWISSNFDG, from the coding sequence GTGCCCCGCTTCCAGTTAACACGCGCCGCAGCCGATGATCTGACAGCCATCTTTCTTGAGGGCATCGAGCAGTTCGGTCTGCCTCAGGCCGACGCCTATCACGAAGGGCTGAGCGCGATTTTCGCGTTTCTCGCAGACTATCCCCATGCCGCGCGCCTGCGCGAGGAGATCTCACCGCCTGTTCGCGTGCATCCCTACAAGGCCCATCTCGTGATTTATGATGTGGGAGCTGAGGACGAGGTCATCATTCTGCGTGTCCGGCATGGTCGGGAAGATTGGATATCCTCGAATTTCGATGGTTAG
- a CDS encoding GDSL-type esterase/lipase family protein, which produces MASFGPWRPDFQPPPRTRNSGHSPGYRQIIARAHARSVKIYLGTLTPNPFDPLTSTPAKVAMRDAVHHWIRTSHAPDAVIDFKAMVRDPTKPRQFKPEFDSGDHLHPSEKGHQAMGKGIDISLFP; this is translated from the coding sequence ATCGCTTCGTTCGGGCCATGGCGGCCTGATTTTCAACCGCCGCCCCGTACACGGAATTCAGGACACTCCCCCGGCTACCGCCAGATCATCGCGCGAGCCCATGCCCGCTCGGTGAAGATCTATCTCGGCACGCTGACGCCCAATCCCTTTGATCCTCTCACCTCAACCCCAGCCAAAGTGGCGATGCGCGACGCAGTCCACCACTGGATCCGCACATCGCACGCGCCGGATGCGGTGATCGATTTTAAAGCTATGGTGCGCGATCCGACCAAGCCGAGGCAGTTCAAGCCCGAGTTCGACTCAGGCGATCATCTACACCCCAGCGAAAAGGGCCATCAAGCCATGGGCAAGGGCATTGACATCTCACTCTTTCCCTGA
- a CDS encoding IS256 family transposase gives MARRKAPSIPDDLLDQLLGGMDAASALNSPDWMNALKKALAERALSAEMDYHLGDEAEAENSRNGYGRKTVSTGTGKIDIEVPRDRTGSFDPQLIAKYQRRFPGFDDKIISMYARGMSTREIAEHLREIYGMDASADLISTITDAVLDEVAAWQQRPLDPVYPLVFFDAIRVKIRDEGLVRNKAIHIALGVMANGTKVVLGMWIEQNEGAKFWLRVMNELKNRGVEDILLAVVDGLKGFPEAINAAFPDTIVQTCIVHLLRNSMDFVSYKDRKSIATAPKEIYRAVDAKVAEEALTAFEASPSGQKYPAIGQSWRRVWGQVIPFFAFPAEVRRIIYTTNAIEALNSKLRRAVRARGHFPSDEAASKLLYLILHRSEKEWVMPAREWTMAKAQFAVLFGDRFVRAMAA, from the coding sequence ATGGCAAGACGCAAAGCACCCTCGATTCCTGATGACCTCCTGGACCAGTTACTGGGCGGCATGGACGCCGCCAGCGCGCTGAACTCGCCCGACTGGATGAACGCCTTGAAGAAGGCACTGGCCGAACGTGCGTTGAGTGCCGAGATGGATTACCATCTTGGCGACGAGGCAGAGGCCGAGAACAGCCGGAATGGCTATGGGCGCAAGACGGTTTCAACAGGCACCGGCAAGATTGATATTGAGGTTCCGCGCGATCGGACGGGCAGTTTTGACCCGCAGCTGATCGCCAAATACCAGCGCCGTTTCCCTGGGTTCGATGACAAGATTATCTCGATGTATGCGCGAGGTATGAGCACTCGGGAGATCGCCGAGCACCTGCGCGAAATCTATGGCATGGACGCCTCGGCGGACTTGATCAGCACGATCACCGATGCCGTTCTCGACGAGGTTGCAGCCTGGCAGCAGCGTCCGCTGGATCCGGTTTATCCGTTGGTCTTCTTTGATGCTATCCGGGTCAAGATCCGCGACGAAGGCTTGGTCCGCAACAAGGCGATCCACATTGCCCTGGGCGTGATGGCCAATGGCACCAAGGTCGTGCTGGGCATGTGGATCGAGCAAAATGAAGGCGCCAAGTTCTGGCTTCGGGTCATGAACGAGCTGAAGAACCGCGGCGTTGAGGATATTCTGCTGGCCGTGGTCGATGGGCTCAAAGGATTCCCCGAGGCCATCAATGCCGCGTTCCCTGATACCATCGTTCAGACCTGCATCGTCCATTTGCTTAGGAATTCCATGGATTTCGTGTCCTACAAAGACCGCAAATCCATCGCCACGGCGCCCAAGGAAATTTACCGGGCCGTAGATGCCAAGGTCGCCGAGGAGGCGCTCACTGCCTTCGAGGCCAGCCCCTCGGGGCAGAAATACCCGGCAATTGGCCAGAGTTGGCGCCGTGTATGGGGGCAAGTCATTCCATTCTTTGCATTTCCTGCCGAGGTTCGTCGCATCATATACACAACGAATGCTATCGAGGCATTGAACTCCAAGCTGCGCCGGGCGGTACGGGCCAGAGGGCATTTCCCCAGCGATGAGGCGGCCAGCAAGCTGCTCTATCTGATCCTGCACCGTTCGGAAAAAGAATGGGTGATGCCGGCCCGCGAATGGACTATGGCAAAAGCTCAGTTCGCCGTTCTGTTCGGCGATCGCTTCGTTCGGGCCATGGCGGCCTGA
- a CDS encoding effector-associated constant component EACC1 → MNDVIELHVAVHVENDPHGHNTERAMQNLADELRQVRRFAINRRELPSNAGSKGTGLLLPEILVSFGAAGAVLPTLVSAIRDWLLRQPRGTTLRIKRGDVEFELSGQDMDEKMAELIRRLFPRNG, encoded by the coding sequence ATGAACGACGTAATCGAGCTTCATGTCGCGGTGCATGTCGAAAATGATCCGCATGGCCACAACACCGAACGCGCGATGCAAAACCTTGCCGACGAACTCCGCCAGGTGCGGCGCTTCGCGATCAATCGGCGCGAGCTGCCGTCCAATGCCGGCAGCAAGGGGACAGGCCTTCTCTTGCCCGAGATCCTGGTGTCGTTCGGCGCAGCCGGCGCAGTGTTACCAACCTTGGTGAGCGCGATCCGCGACTGGTTGTTGAGGCAGCCTCGCGGGACGACGTTGCGGATCAAGCGGGGCGACGTCGAGTTCGAGCTGAGCGGGCAAGACATGGACGAAAAGATGGCCGAGCTAATCAGGCGGCTCTTTCCCCGCAACGGCTGA